The Montipora foliosa isolate CH-2021 chromosome 6, ASM3666993v2, whole genome shotgun sequence genome includes the window aaattaatagtttACGCAAATGCACAATCATCGCTCCTCTTggcaaaacattgttttgacaAGTGGGATGCATACTTTAACTCATCCGACTTTTCAGACGCTGTGGCCCCCTTTATCACCGGCATTTCGTGTTGTTTATTGACAAAAGTTATGCTACAAGTCACAGAGGACTGACGTGCGTTTTCTCAGTTTTTAAGTGACACTTTAATATAATTTCAGTACAAGATATATATTTCCATCTTATTCTTACATCGTGTTTTGCTAAAAGAGCCTCAAACCATGCAAGAATTGTTTCTAAATTTGTGTGAACATGGTATattcacagaaaaaaaattctatgATGTGGGTGTATATTGCAGTACTCAGCGTATTAATTAAAATCCTTAGAAATGTCTCAAAGCAAACAAAGATTGGTGAAAATAATCTTCCCGTCTGGTCAAAGACACTGACCAAATGGCACAAGGTGCTTTCAAAACACCGAATCAGGACACAGTGACCACAAAACCTTGGCCAGGGTGCTTCCTGGTTATCGGTGCAGGAAGGCTATGCACTAATAATAGTTGTTATTACAGAATTGAAATATTTCAAACATTGCCCTCTCTACCTGTCTTTTTACTTGTTTCGGCTCTTAAAAGATGGATTGACACTATAGTAATTGCACCACTCAATCTGAGTTGTTTTATGTATGCTACTTAGTCAATTTGTGTTAAAAGTACATTAACCAGATGCAATTACTTTTGGATGCACTATAACTCTTCTATGTATCTCAGTTTCTTGACTTTGCAAATTTCAGTGGTTGCTGATTTATAGTTTTATCTATTCATGACATGACCAAGAATTGATTATTACCACACAGTGCTATTAATTGATCACAAACCTGAAATCCCAGGAAATTTTGAGACAATCTGCATTAAATGCAATTCTGTCAGGCTTCTTTTAAACTTCTAATCTATCCTGCTGTATATAGTTTTTTGTACCTTGTTCTtactaattatcataatttaGGCCCACAGTAATTGGCCTTAGCTGTTGCGATATCACTGCCAAGTACTTTATTACTTGTTTTATGTGTTGTTTTGTATTTCTGTTTGGtgtggcaaagttaataaaattaataaatgaaTTTCCTAGAAATAAACTTGAAGGTAATTCAATCACTTAGTAATGAAACAAAGCAGTTCATTACTATTGTGAAGACTCTCACTCACAAATGTATGCAATCAcataacattttcttttgtataGAAGCAGAAAAATCATCCAAATATTATCTTCTCTACCACAGGTCTACCGATGAAAGATGGGCATTTCTGCTAGTATAGCACACTCTTCAAGAAAGTACCGTACCAATGAGTTACCCCATTCCAGAAGATCTCAAAATTCAGCCACTGAGGCCGAAGAGGATAATGAAGATGATTTGGCAAGTGTATCAAGTTTCAGGCCATCAAGCCCTTTAGCACATCAGGATGCAAGAGCGTTTACTTTGGatccaaaaaatgcaaaattgcaAGAACCACGCCAGAACAGTAACAGACATGGTTACAATTATAGAGACTTTGAACATGGCAGTTATGTTGGTACTAGACAGAGTTATCAGGGAAGTTTGGAACCTGTGTCAAGAAGAAATGGTAATGGTTCACGTTCTACTTACAGCTTATCAAGAGGACCAGGTCCACGAGCTTTGGTTTCCCAAAGTACTCCCTCACTCTATACACCTGTTAGAACCATGCGAGATGTCAGAGAATATTTGATGAGTAACCCAGATTTATTGGCTGGTAAAAAGAACAGAGCACTGAGACATCCTGATGAAACTGATCTATATGGGCTGTCAAACAATCGCAAGCAGATGAAGATTAAACAAGGTATTTACATGGGACTTATCAACCCTCCCATCATCTATGCTATGGGTGCCAGACCTGATGAGCGACAACTAAAAGTTGATCAGAAGTTGTATCTCAACCTTGTTTACCCAACCATGAAGGCAAAACAGTTTCAAAACCAAGCTGTTCGATCACGCCCTCCATTAAAACCTGATGGAATGGTTGTTGTAAGGAAAGATGATAATTCACAGCAGCCTAATGGCAACATTAGAAGACCCATGCCTCAGATGCAAGTGTCAAGGCTTCGTGAACCACCTGCTGTGAAGGATATTCCTGAACTTCCACAATGGGAAGGAGCAATCTCTTCTACTTCACAAAGGAGTAGGGGCCATTCACAAAGTTCCAAAAAGAGAATTGCAAAAAGAGCAAGTAGTGATTATACCGATTTTCCACGCATTGTTCAAGAACCACTCTCAAGTCGATCTGTTAAGAGTGAGCAACAGTCACCAAGATACAAGCAAAGGAATGGTTTTGTCACACATGAGCATTCACCAAGAAAGCCTGTAAGTCAGGTTAGAGACAAGGAAAATGATGAGGTAGTTTTCACCTTCAATGTTGACGATCttaatctgaagaaaaagagaagcACAGAATCTGAACAGGTGGTGCCTCTGTACTACAAAAAATCTCTTCCCTACAGGCCAAGTTATGAATATAGGGCCTGACctttttgcaactttttcagAAGTGTATACAATGTGCAAGTTACTGGTTACACTTTAAAGTTGTTACAGTATATGGCAACCTACATATGCATGTATGGATTTATGGTCATTGTCAAAGTTTaagtaatttattaattttgatgCAGTCTCAAAATTATGACATTTGTATAATACTGTACGTGTTTTGATTCAGCTGTTCAAAAAACCTTGCAAAGCTGGTCATGTAAAGGATAGACCTGCAAAATGTATACATGTACCGGTAATGGCCCATTTGGTACAAAACCCAACTTGAACTACTCACTAAAATAGCAGCGTGTGTAATAATAATCCTTCAGTGCCACATATGTTGGTACATTATACTGTGAAAAACTAGATGTTtaattatttatcattattGCAAATTATGAGGTGATTTGGTAGCAGAAAGAGCCAATGAAACCAAGAGAAAAAGACATCAGGCAGGCACGAAAGAATATAAACAGAAATTTGTAATCACCATTCATCAGGCAGCGGTGGGTAAACTTGTTTAGTGTTATTTTTTGACGGTAATATTATCTGAAGAAGGGTGGTGCAGAAGAGATATCCTAACTGAACATCATTATTTAGTTCTCAATCAGTCAGAATATGATTTGAAGCTAGCAGGTTCAAGACACATGTcccaggtcattgtttcaccaacacagaaagaatcctaaacattcatttatAAGCTGATGTTGGGCCTAATAATTATGTCCAAACATTTTCTTTAGGGCAATCTTAGCTTTGGTATTATAAAACAGTTAGGGTTGTTTTTGTATTggtaaacaatgacctgtgacctgtgcttTTACCTGCCCCATTGGAGCACAATAGGGGGCCTTAAGCaactttagtataaatacacaggtgattatacaaaattgtgcactctcattggctcgctatctcagattatcagccgataatcacctcgacggagcaactcctcgacggacaaaatggctgccagtagtcgctttgccactgtaagtgaagacgATTTCGcgttgaagtgtttttttttttttttctctctctctttttcgaaataatcacctgtgtatttatactaaaacaattattcgcctcaggctcagtgattatcggtgaatgttcacctcgacttcgtctcggtgaatattcaccgataatcactttgccttcggcaaataattgttaaataactttGGCAAGCATaagaacaacaaaaatatacatgtagcaaAAACAAGAGCCTGGCACACTTgctttacattttggtacagtTCTTTGTAGTTATCCTtaaagagatttaaaagtgaaaTGGCCAATTTGAAGGTTGATTGTCCACACCATTTATAATTGCCAAATTAAATTTTGCGATTTGCACTTATTGGAAAGTCATCCCAATAATGTTGTAAATCAGGGCACCAGTTGTCCAACATGTCATTGCTTGAGGTCCCTGATAATGGAAGTGGAAATTTATTCCTAAAATAGAGTTTTGTGTGGAAGGGAGAGCCAACTTGCTGGCCCACCATTTatgtcatgtacatgtatgttaaaaaatacatattttcaaaaattgtactACCGGTATCTTTGCATTTAAAGAAACAACACTTAAATTTCATAAACATGCAACTGACTGGATATATagcttttcttttattaaagTCATTAGATTTTTCCTTTGTTACCAGCAATTACAAATTCAGTGGCTTAAAGTGCCCcagtgatcaaaaaaaccacttccttttttccttcagattttgaaagtgtgtttgcttaacacctgactggcaaaatgttgagctttgatttttatccaaaggccgtttactttgagtgtaagttttggatttcatggtccgccattactcacattcaaaactgaccgattggacctcagacggttggatccaggaaaaagtgacgtcagaggctcacttaTATAtagcttgcttaaaatttcagcgtgtgaacgcagcttattatatatgcaaagcgtgagtttcaaagtctgaaagcccaaaacccccgtgctccatattaattctgtggagtacacacgtattgcattcttaaactagtgagcctttgacgtcattttctccttgatccagctctctcaagaacataatgttagtaatggcagaccattaaataggaaaattacagttaaaagaaagaggtgtctttttgaaatcaaggcttaaaacgtgggtcacttagcgttttgttaacatagttttgaaatccaaagaaaaatataaattgattttttggtgacaggggcactttaacaagcCAAGGGAAACTTTGTTCAGTTTAAGAAAGCCCTTTCCTTCCTTATTCTCCTTTTTAGTTCCTTCTTTTAGTACTTGGGGATACTTTCAAGAGCTACATGTGAGATTGCAAAAATCCATCAATTTAATACATGTGCCAGTAATATTCTTTTGACAACAATGCTATTTGAGCACAAGAGATCTGTTACTCAACCAGGGTTGTAAGAGAATAGCCAGCAACAGTACTAAAAGAAGGCAGCTAGGACAGCAACTGGTCATAATTCCCCTATTATGGTGGCTGCCCTAATTTTGGTAGCCCCTTCTAAAGAGCATAGAGACTGAAGGCAATTGCTAagaaattacatgtacagtaccgctcagaaataCGTTAACTGCGCATACGCAGtgtatacgcacatacgcgtatgtTCATACGCGCATACGTGTATGTTCATACGCGCATACGCGTATATGTATACGCGCATACGCGTATATTCATACGCGTATGAATGCATATACATGCGCGTCtgcttttcctttgttattcagtaccataaatttcctttgtgttgcatTGTTGTGTAAAACAAAGCACTTTTGGATCTGAATAAAGCCACGAGCCGATAACAGAAAATTCACATACTCCAAAAGCTATCATCTTACAAACGCGCAAGTTGCTTCGCATCGCGAATTTACTGGATAACAAGTAGAAGTATGATAAAACCTCAGGTATCCCTGCTGTTAGCTTTAGAATAGAGTTTGCTGTTTATTGGTGTAatataacattaataataattattaaagtgtACGTGTAGCTCAATCCTTACACAGTGCATAGCATTAGAACAGCAAACTCTGTTCTGAGGCCCTGCCCTGTcggtgctttgtcaatgtttcatgTTACTGTCGGAAATATAAAattgctgtcgctactttttaggccatgtcACCTGTCGGAATATACCCTGGCAGAGCCTCTATTctactaatattattattgttctgtcAGACACTCACAGAAGTCTGATAATAATacgtaataattattgttattctgtTTTCATCTTGGatataaatattatttatgttCTGCATTCTATTAATTACCAACAATCATGTTACTGAGTTTGCTGTGGCTTGAGTTGTCGAGTAACATGGAAACCTCCGAGGTAATGGTAGTGTTACACTGATCTGTAAATCCCCTGAAGGAGACAGTTCGTGGAAATTCTGGGGTGGGTTTTATCCAAACATTTCATGACAAAAACAtgcattgatttgattttctggttcatttacatttttCCACTATACATAATGTGACTATAGGTAAATGCATCCCACTGAAAACAGGCAGTCAATGACTGCGTTTGGTTAATACAATGGAAGCGTTAATTTTTGCATAGTGAATAATAGAGACCGATTGAATGAATAGATAAATTCACATGAAAGTGTCGGAAGTATTTACTGTACGGGAGGGGTAGTAAAATAAGTGGGTGGAGAGAGATCACTGAATTGGCAATATGCCAATTCTAGAACTTTTCCCACTCGAGCAGAGAATTGATTATCCATAAGATCTTACATCGCCAgcagcatacatgtacaatgagAACCAAAGAGGAAAGACAACTGAGCAAGTCAGTAAAAGatgaaaacaataaatttaaatgcAAAGTTGCAATGAACTGAAAGGCTTACTTCGCATGCTTTTATTCCACCTAAGATACTTTAAACGTTGACTGTTTCCCTGCAAAAGGATAAAAAATCATGTGTCCCTTGCATAGCCAAAATGATGACAGCTTTGCAATAAAGTAacttcaaagaaagtgttttgcATTAATGTCCTCAATGTGCATGAACCATCATGTAGGATAATCCTCAGCCATTTATGGCCCAAGAAGTCCAGAAAACTTGGCAAACTATTCCCAATACTACCGGTATTTTAAGTTGTTAGTTACTTGAAGTTCGAGGATTAGGATTTGGCTACATTCACTTCTCTAAAAAGACAGTGGgtaaaatctctaaaatatcATAACATGATCTGCATTTGgggaaacaaaacaagacaACGTCATGATGATGTCCAATAAGGTTGTAGCCCTCCCACAGAGGAATTTGATTGATGCATTTTTCATTACATAGCCACATAaagtggttttcaaatgagtgtcataaaaccaaaaccaaagttattactttggccaatcaaaaagcacggagacagtccagtaaaccaatcaaaactccaagtaattagacgtagccgacacaaagcgcgggaaaatgtgcacgcgcaagccacgattggttttggtttcacttctgattggttgaaaaaatggcatgagaactttcaaccaatcactgagtgaagtaaatgcaaaaccaaagcaattcgctaattactgaattcactgaattgaaaaccgctctattgtcTCAATTTTAACAGTGACTTCACATGCCATGAACTTGCAAAACGAATTTTTGTGTTGTGGGAAGTACAGTAAGCCATATTTTCACTTCAAGAAGACATGAGAAGTTGGAAAATGATAATgatcttttttttgttcagaAG containing:
- the LOC138007334 gene encoding uncharacterized protein, with the translated sequence MGISASIAHSSRKYRTNELPHSRRSQNSATEAEEDNEDDLASVSSFRPSSPLAHQDARAFTLDPKNAKLQEPRQNSNRHGYNYRDFEHGSYVGTRQSYQGSLEPVSRRNGNGSRSTYSLSRGPGPRALVSQSTPSLYTPVRTMRDVREYLMSNPDLLAGKKNRALRHPDETDLYGLSNNRKQMKIKQGIYMGLINPPIIYAMGARPDERQLKVDQKLYLNLVYPTMKAKQFQNQAVRSRPPLKPDGMVVVRKDDNSQQPNGNIRRPMPQMQVSRLREPPAVKDIPELPQWEGAISSTSQRSRGHSQSSKKRIAKRASSDYTDFPRIVQEPLSSRSVKSEQQSPRYKQRNGFVTHEHSPRKPVSQVRDKENDEVVFTFNVDDLNLKKKRSTESEQVVPLYYKKSLPYRPSYEYRA